The sequence ACACCACAATGTCGCCCCGCTGCGGGCTTGTGAACTTATAGCTCAGCTTATCGACAATCAATCGATCGTTGATCTCAAGAGTTGGCTCCATTGAACCGGAAGGAATAAACCGGGCTTCAGCGACAAACTGCCGAATTCCAACGGCTAGGACAGCCGCTAGGGCGATGGTTTTGACACCTTCGACCCAAGGATTTTCGACTTGGGTGGCCACGGGTTCTTGGGGCTTTTTGTTCTCAAGATCGCTCATAAGGGGGTGGGATAGGCGTGCTCTACACGGTTATGTATGTTCACCAAGCAATATACGTTCCACCAAACATTGGAATATGCGGGGGCGCAGTCGCTATTGTAGAGAAAATTTAGGCGTCAAAAATAATTACTTCGACCCAAATCTTCTGCCCCAATATAACGATTTTTCGGTTGGTTTTGTGGGGCGTTCGGTATTGTACGGCATTTCTGGGTTGGCTCATAGCCATGGGCTTGGAGCCGCGGCTGACGGCTTGGTGGGCGCTCCGACTGTTGGCGATCAGATCGCCGCTGGCAAGGGCAAAAATCATATTAGTTCTAATGCATTGTTTTGCCCCTTCCCCTGTGGCTAATGCCGGCATATCGGGCGATTAAAATCGGGCAAAATTTTGCTGTGGAATCCCGTCGGCACTAGAATTTTGCCCCGCGGTAAAGTCGTTGTTTTTGTTGTGCTGCTAGCTGACGAGCGAACTTCGGTAAATCGCCGCGATGGCCCATAACGATTAACGTATCACCGGCATGTAAAAATACTGCCGCTCCAGGATGAATTAGCATTTCGCCATTGGCGCGGCGGATGGCCACCACGATAAACGACCCACGACCGCGAACTTCGATCGTGCCAATGCTCGCGCCAGCCAGTTCTGATTGGGGGGGAATCGGTAGCTCATCGAGTTGCACATGCACCTGGGAGAGAATTTCGTTGAGGCTAGAGAGGCTGTTGCTGGTGTCGAGGAAGTCGAGGGAGGCAGGATGGGTGATTAGGTGTGCCATGCGCGTTGCGCCGATGGAAGCCGGCAATACCACCCGGTTGGCGCCCGCTTGCAGGAGCTTTTTTTCGGTTGATCCTCGCTCGCCGCGAGCGAGGATCAGTAGCTCTGGGTTGAGATTACGCGCTGTGAGGGTGATAAAAACATTGACGGCATCATTCGGTAAGACTGTCGCGAGCACGGCGGCCTGAGTAATCCCCGCTTCTGCGAGCAGTTGTTCATCTGTGGCATCGCCGTGGCGAACTAAATAGCCGAGGGCTTGGGCCTGTTCAATCCGTGCTTCATCAAAGTCAACGATGACGAATGACCGACCGGCTTCCGTCATGCGCCGTGCGAGCAAGACACCCATACGACCAAACCCACAGATAATGACATGCTGGCTCAGCTGTTCGATTTCTTTGGTCATCCGTCTTGCCCCAAATGCCCGATTAATTTCGCCTTCTGTCACCATTTGGAGGAACGCCCCGACGATATAGACGGCGGATGATGTCCCGGCCACAATCACGAAAATGGTAAATAGGCGCAGTCCTGGGTCAAGAATTGGTTTGACCTCACCATACCCCACCCCGAAAATTGTGATGACGACCATGTAGATGGCATCCATCCAGCCCCAGCCGGCAAGTCGATAACCAACAACCGCAATCAGTTGGGTTAATCCAAAGACAATGGTACCGATGAGAATGCGCTGGAGTGATGTCTTCATTGCGCTGGGGGCGTTACCACAGTCATAATTTTGCCCCAAATGAGTGTAGCGCCTATAGTGCCGTATATCTTAGGGGTAGTCGTGTATCATTCTGTACAAATTGCCAATAAAAAACCACGCGCGATTGGCGTGGTTTTGAACATGTAATGAGGACTGTTTGCCGCGTTAAGGCGTCGAATTTAACCGCGATTGCGCTCCAGCAGCAGCAACATCATCAAGCTCAACAGCACTTGTGGCTCTTCTTTGGCACTGAGTTCATCCTTTGCTTTGATGGTGAAGATGCGCGATAAAAAGGAAGGGATTTTGGCGAGGCGCATAACTTCGCGGCCATCGGGACGCGCGACGATATATTCGGGGTTGAAGAAGTAGCCGGTGAACATGCCGACGATCGGGATTTCAGAGAGCAGTGCGTCGATCACTTTGATCCAGGGGTTTTCTTCCTCGATGGTGAAGACAATTTCTTCACCATCGAAAATATCGTAGTGGGCTTTCCACAGGGACTTCATGCCTTTACGCTTGACCGCACCAATTGCGCGACCCGCGTCATCGGCAAAGTTATAACGGGCCGAAAAATCAATGATTCGATCGGCTTTAATGTTGTAGATTTCTTGCGTGCGAGCTGTGTCAGCAAAGACGTGAATCAGCTCTTTTAACTTGAACAGCCGCTGCTGAACGTGCATGATCGTTTGGCCTTGGCCATTGTTGATCGTAATTTGCGGTGACAGCGAGAAAAACTTAAATGTGAGCTCGAGAGGATACTGTTGCATGACTTGAAAGTGGATGACTGAAGGTGAACAATGGAAGCAACTTTAGGCTTAGTTATTCCCTAACGCATACACATTCAGCCAGCAATCTTATGCAGATTTTGACGCTGGCGCTGCATCGTATCTAGTTATTCCCGCTGATATGTTATTGGGGCTGAGCCATGACTAAATCGGGCCGCAAAGCTGTGGCCCCACGCTGATAAGCATGGTGAATTTTCACGTTCGGATCGGGGGTATTAAAGTGGAGCAAGATCCGAATACAGCGCTCGAGGCTGCCGGTGACATACATTTGCTGCACATCTAAAAGCGGGACATTATTCCATCCGGGACGCTGACGCGCGATCGCCGCTGGGAAAATGGCATCCAAATCTTTCGTCACAGAAAAAGTCACACTCACAACTTCATCCAGATTAAGGATATTGTCTCGCTCGACTTGATCCAATAATTCCGTCACCGCCGCCGCAATTTCTTGCACCGAATTGCTTTGTACGGTTGTTGCTCCTCGAATTGCACGAACTCGCCAACCCACGCTTTACTGCCTCGTGACGCAACTGAACTGTTGCATTGTATCAGTCGTTGGCTTGACCATCCGCAAATCTTCTGATTGAGGCTTAATCTGTCCGACGGCCCAGATTGCATGTTATGGCCGATAGAGCCAGAGCGGTGCACCACTGCTTTCTAGCTCAAATTCGAGCCAGTCGATCCCCGCTTGCACCCCAGGCGAACGCAGCACATTGCCGATGGTTCCGGCTGTATCCAGCCGGCTAGAGGAAACCCGACTCAGGAGTGATTTGGGTTCTTCAAAGTTGTAGACCTTGGCTTTGTCAGGGTCTAATCCTGCCAGTTCCGCCACCCAGCAGCGGGCATCTTCCTCGGTGCCGAGTCGATCGACGGTGCCAAGTTTGAGGGCTTGTTCACCAGTGAAGACACGCCCATCGGCAAAGGTTTTGACCTGCTCTAGGGGTAAGTTCCGGTTCTCGGCAACCACCGTTGCAAACTGGTTATAGCTGGTGTCAATCATCGCCTGCAAGATCTGTTGTTCTTCCGGTGTGAGTTCACGATCGAAGGCGAGAATATCTTTATAAGGACCCGACTTAATCACTTTGAAGGAGATGCCGATGCGATCGAGCAGTCGCTCCAAATTATTGCCGCGCAAAATCACGCCAATACTGCCGGTAATCGTTCCCGGGTTGCTGACGATATGGTGTGCGCCCATACTGATGTAGACTCCCCCGGAAGCGGAGATATTGCCAAAGCTGGCGACGATTTTCACCTTATCCTGGAGTTTTTTCAGGGCGCAGTAAATTTCGTGCGAGTCACCGACGGTGCCGCCAGGACTGTCAATTCGGAGCAATAGGGCAGGGAATTGCTGTTCCTCGACTTGTTTGAGATTTTCGAGGAGACGTTTTCTTGTGCCTTGGGCAATGGCACCTTTAACTTCGATCCGCGCAATTTTCTTGCGTTTTTTCGGCTTAATAAACCAGATCATGTTGGTGCTTCATCCAAATACTGAAAAGAGCAGTTAGGCGGTGGGTTGAGTGATTTTGGCTCAGGCGCATAAAGGCATATGGCCGGGCTGGATGCCAGACTTGTGTGACCAAATCCTCAGTTTGCTTAACAGAACTCAATATAATTGCCTTATCCTTATATTAAGTCTTTCCTTACCTTCCGGTCTGAGAAATCTCACTAGAGCCTGTTTATGCGATTGTCTGCTGCCAAGTCTGGGTTTTCACCGTTGCTCATTGCCCCATTTTTTCTATGGGGGACGGCGATGGTTGCGATGAAGGGGACGATCGATCATACGACGCCGTTTTTCTTGGCGGGGGTGCGACTATTGCCGGCAGGCTGTCTGGTGTTAGCTTGGGCCTGGCTGTATGGGCGGAAGCAGCCGCAGACTTGGACGGCTTGGGCTTGGATCACCCTGTTTGCATTGGTCGATGGCGCTTTGTTTCAAGGCTTTTTGGCTCAGGGTTTGGTGCGAACCGATGCCGGCTTGGGTTCTGTGATGATTGATTCTCAACCCTTGGCGGTGGCGTTGTTGGCGGCCTGGCTATTCAGCGAGCGAATTGGACTGATTGGTTGGTTGGGCCTATTGGTGGGAGTTTTGGGGATTAGTCTGTTGGG is a genomic window of Romeriopsis navalis LEGE 11480 containing:
- a CDS encoding potassium channel family protein; protein product: MKTSLQRILIGTIVFGLTQLIAVVGYRLAGWGWMDAIYMVVITIFGVGYGEVKPILDPGLRLFTIFVIVAGTSSAVYIVGAFLQMVTEGEINRAFGARRMTKEIEQLSQHVIICGFGRMGVLLARRMTEAGRSFVIVDFDEARIEQAQALGYLVRHGDATDEQLLAEAGITQAAVLATVLPNDAVNVFITLTARNLNPELLILARGERGSTEKKLLQAGANRVVLPASIGATRMAHLITHPASLDFLDTSNSLSSLNEILSQVHVQLDELPIPPQSELAGASIGTIEVRGRGSFIVVAIRRANGEMLIHPGAAVFLHAGDTLIVMGHRGDLPKFARQLAAQQKQRLYRGAKF
- the lepB gene encoding signal peptidase I produces the protein MSDLENKKPQEPVATQVENPWVEGVKTIALAAVLAVGIRQFVAEARFIPSGSMEPTLEINDRLIVDKLSYKFTSPQRGDIVV
- the sppA gene encoding signal peptide peptidase SppA produces the protein MIWFIKPKKRKKIARIEVKGAIAQGTRKRLLENLKQVEEQQFPALLLRIDSPGGTVGDSHEIYCALKKLQDKVKIVASFGNISASGGVYISMGAHHIVSNPGTITGSIGVILRGNNLERLLDRIGISFKVIKSGPYKDILAFDRELTPEEQQILQAMIDTSYNQFATVVAENRNLPLEQVKTFADGRVFTGEQALKLGTVDRLGTEEDARCWVAELAGLDPDKAKVYNFEEPKSLLSRVSSSRLDTAGTIGNVLRSPGVQAGIDWLEFELESSGAPLWLYRP
- the aroH gene encoding chorismate mutase — translated: MGWRVRAIRGATTVQSNSVQEIAAAVTELLDQVERDNILNLDEVVSVTFSVTKDLDAIFPAAIARQRPGWNNVPLLDVQQMYVTGSLERCIRILLHFNTPDPNVKIHHAYQRGATALRPDLVMAQPQ